In a single window of the Megalobrama amblycephala isolate DHTTF-2021 linkage group LG3, ASM1881202v1, whole genome shotgun sequence genome:
- the LOC125265225 gene encoding uncharacterized protein LOC125265225 produces the protein MVCTLLKSGMDDVTPLTAAVLCRNEEICSYLLEESADPNKHSTNGQTPLHYAALTNGVPLSIVKRLLAAKANPNGHGLQFLTPLQYAVDNDREDIVKALIEAGASPLMNYDANQEIDKKMERMILRLSSQGEVSDKVHISFSFFCAVRTKNYTEVVKIYEEHFFQEDPFVPLIYFEKYFAVIGPRAEQYRQSAIKWLKDTKSADRYIEELIKRFPRILQEHWPIALNCLKIALCVSERISSQVFSELVPILTKSLQHFGNPNGETVNLLILKILNVMMQKMSEQKLRLNHSVYEKLCKSLLPLTRPDYSSLIGMWTYSFFADINDFSPELVASCGLTSVPEMILNTAEIEDEAINKKLQNLNISLKHPSGARDSLHEETPATSKSRKKKKKKKKIQQEVGSQEGELQDEEEPYPDTVVKSIEESNSSVQPFTPPVENQNFSKRWVQTSRHWRPKLEKLANMDISNTYRLGNGRLTLVLRDEFQIAKGSDGTEVFLGLRDDGTEVAVKRMIKSNYQVLKNEEEFLRLPQLDSPSIVRYVDFAEDDHFGYLALQLCEYTLEEYIQEHLPDNSAERSLVLKKLVKEVLCSLQVLHQPQTKVLHRDIKPPECSD, from the exons ATGGTTTGTACTCTTCTGAAGTCTGGAATGGATGATGTTACACCATTAACAGCAGCAGTTCTATGCAGAAATGAAGAAATCTGCTCTTATCTACTTGAAGAGTCGGCTGATCCTAACAAACACTCAACAAATGGACAAACACCTCTACATTATGCTGCTTTAACAAATGGAGTTCCATTGAGTATTGTTAAAAGATTACTTGCAGCAAAAGCTAACCCAAATGGACATGGATTACAATTTTTGACTCCATTGCAATATGCTGTTGATAATGACCGTGAAGATATCGTGAAAGCACTTATAGAGGCTGGAGCTTCACCTTTAATGAACTATGATGCAAATCAAGAGATTGATAAAAAAATGGAGAGAATGATTCTTCGACTATCTTCACAGGGTGAAGTGTCTGATAAAGTACATatatctttctcttttttttgtgcTGTAAGAACGAAAAATTACACAGAAGTTGTCAAAATCTATGAGGAACATTTCTTTCAAGAGGATCCTTTTGTTCCTTTGATTTATTTTGAGAAATACTTTGCTGTCATTGGTCCTCGTGCAGAGCAGTACCGTCAGAGTGCCATCAAGTGGTTGAAAGATACAAAGAGTGCAGACAGATACATTGAGGAACTCATCAAGCGCTTCCCAAGAATCCTTCAGGAACACTGGCCGATTGCACTGAACTGCTTAAAAATTGCTTTGTGTGTCAGTGAACGCATCTCTTCTCAGGTATTCAGTGAACTTGTGCCAATTTTAACAAAGAGTCTTCAGCACTTTGGAAATCCAAATGGTGAAACAGTCAATCTTTTGATACTCAAAATACTCAATGTCATGATGCAGAAGATGTCTGAGCAGAAACTGAGATTAAACCATTCTGTCTATGAGAAGTTATGCAAAAGTCTGTTACCTCTCACACGCCCTGATTATTCAAGTTTAATTGGAATGTGGACATATAGTTTCTTTGCCGACATAAATGACTTCAGTCCTGAACTTGTGGCATCGTGTGGATTGACTTCAGTCCCAGAGATGATACTTAACACTGCAGAGATAGAAGATGAAGCCATAAACAAAAAGCTACAAAATCTGAACATATCACTCAAACATCCATCAGGTGCGAGGGATAGTTTACATGAGGAGACGCCTGCTACTTCAAAGAGcaggaaaaagaagaaaaagaagaaaaaaatccagCAAGAAGTGGGATCACAAGAAGGTGAGCTGCAGGATGAAGAGGAACCGTATCCAGACACTGTAGTGAAATCCATTGAGGAATCAAACTCAAGTGTGCAGCCATTCACACCGCCTGTTGAGAACCAAAATTTCTCAAAAAGGTGGGTTCAGACCAGCCGCCATTGGAGACCCAAGCTTGAGAAACTAGCTAACATGGATATTAGCAATACCTATAGGCTGGGAAATGGTAGGCTTACTCTTGTACTCAGAGATGAATTTCAGATTGCTAAAGGAAGTGATGGAACAGAAGTTTTTCTTGGTTTGAGGGATGACGGCACAGAGGTGGCTGTGAAACGAATGATTAAGTCCAATTATCAGGTCCTCAAAAACGAGGAGGAATTTCTACGTCTTCCACAGCTTGATAGTCCCTCCATTGTGCGATATGTGGACTTTGCTGAAGATGACCATTTTGGATATCTTGCTCTTCAGCTTTGTGAGTACACACTGGAGGAATATATCCAAGAGCATTTACCAGATAATAGCGCTGAGAGAAGTTTGGTTCTGAAGAAGCTGGTGAAGGAAGTTCTCTGCAGTTTACAGGTTTTACACCAACCGCAGACCAAAGTGCTTCATCGGGACATCAAACCCCCAGAATGTTCTGATTG A
- the LOC125264152 gene encoding uncharacterized protein LOC125264152 yields the protein MSSSLESGQVDTDHGEIPSQPSHTVWPAVEDIETLHQEVEDLLADTGDIQCSNPTSSNTWSVRMAQAKEKWAALRPEMVESLLTAEYTEIRPCQHCQLKRSVIRCKDCVPKQLYCADCDILAHERKLHNRETDVEGFFQAISPSTLVKVDIDGQFHFEEKDCLLPLETPDQICSCATDTIVVSGGKKAILIGIDGRYNVSLPTFTCSTCHMSRTTSIPQLIKSGYWPATASCETLYKIDVFVSYDHMKLTAPGLSRQSFISLLEQRTEFFGRDGKICTDAFQRSFFEWRSCQFEIDQLCGLKVFDCPACSPFMLAVSVDGNRKLYRFKRGAEDHGLFKGVFVCEDEDVSKFVDYISKKTKHVGFIVLSVLSKILFPEQKIAMDIFM from the exons ATGTCATCATCTTTGGAGTCTGGGCAAGTAGACACTGATCATG GTGAAATTCCGTCACAGCCTTCTCACACTGTTTGGCCAGCAGTTGAAGATATAG AAACTCTTCATCAAGAGGTAGAGGATCTGTTGGCTGATACTGGAGACATTCAGTGCTCAAATCCGACTTCCTCAAACACATGGTCAGTTCGCATGGCCCAGGCTAAAGAGAAGTGGGCAGCTTTGAGGCCAGAGATGGTGGAATCTTTATTAACAGCTGAGTACACAGAGATCAGACCGTGCCAGCACTGCCAACTGAAGCGATCTGTTATCCGCTGTAAAGACTGTGTTCCTAAACAGCTATACTGTGCAGACTGCGATATTTTGGCCCATGAAAGGAAACTGCACAACCGAGAGACAGATGTTGAAGGATTCTTTCAGGCCATATCCCCGTCTACTTTGGTGAAGGTGGATATTGACGGCCAATTCCATTTTGAGGAAAAAG attgccttttgCCTCTAGAGACACCTGATCAAATTTGCAGCTGTGCCACTGATACCATTGTGGTGTCAGGAGGTAAAAAGGCTATTCTCATTGGAATTGATG GTCGCTACAATGTCAGCTTGCCAACCTTCACATGCTCGACATGCCATATGAGCAGAACGACCAGCATCCCACAACTGATCAAGTCTGGTTACTGGCCTGCCACAGCAAGCTGTGAAACGCTGTACAAAATTGATGTGTTTGTGTCATATGACCACATGAAATTGACTGCTCCTGGACTTTCTAGACAGTCCTTCATCAGTTTATTGGAACAGCGGACGGAGTTCTTTGGCCGA GATGGAAAGATCTGCACAGATGCTTTTCAAAGAAGTTTTTTCGAATGGAGATCCTGCCAGTTTGAAATTGATCAGCTCTGTGGACTGAAAGTGTTTGACTGTCCAGCCTGTTCTCCATTTATGCTTGCTGTGTCAGTCGATGGTAACAGGAAATTGTATCGCTTCAAAAGAGG GGCTGAAGATCATGGTCTGTTCAAGGGTGTCTTTGTCTGTGAGGATGAAGATGTTTCCAAGTTCGTGGACTACATTAGTAAGAAGACAAAGCACGtaggttttattgttttgtcaGTGCTTTCAAAAATTTTATTTCCTGAACAAAAAATAGCAATGGacatattcatgtaa
- the LOC125264043 gene encoding uncharacterized protein LOC125264043 — MQKFNVWSCEMSSAGKGVCGSNQWTAARESIPKKINKLDEEGMEVAVCRHGVLLRSLNMMRGEIFAYPLFLQKELTPRNVQFMCTDVICKYWPYLQRVVNDCPELSPLLHMKPFLSVMHAKAHSWKCEIKWGGRNQEGEGTTLGEEVEQVNSFLSRTAICSKYMTKGARTDMITIQAMAWNQRKIDNLANVLSRRLIKTKAQIQEESLNLDALKTEFAVTDDTLKDWTSEIQQWADTATSKENASSQQGLQKTIETLYVSIRQRKRDLYRQTDGNKRRHKLRRKILEEKAKFSAAVDEYNREAPEKLQSADSILACESYAWPWVLDERDNLVTKKRAFDQLMLLKRLTEEECIVLNEIRNHWKSLKRDLSLLNDLSCHVAVDITKKKQDSDLSKSGILGLHALLQKKLCYLKSHISSVRKLYGSVLDNCEVCEELQDDDYLDMDEDYIQYGSEDEEEDEDEVSFEI, encoded by the exons ATGCAAAAATTCAACGTGTGGTCATGTGAAATGTCT TCTGCTGGAAAAGGTGTCTGTGGATCGAATCAGTGGACTGCAGCACGGGAGTCCATCCCAAAGAAAATCAACAAGCTGGATGAGGAGGGGATGGAGGTGGCTGTCTGTCGGCATGGTGTGCTGCTGAGAAGTCTGAACATGATGAGGGGGGAAATATTTGCATATCCTTTGTTTCTCCAAAAGGAGCTGACTCCAAGGAATGTTCAGTTCATGTGCACTGACGTAATATGCAAGTACTGGCCATACCTGCAGAGAGTTGTTAATGATTGTCCAGAGCTTTCTCCTCTCCTGCACATGAAGCCATTCCTGTCAGTGATGCATGCAAAGGCCCACTCGTGGAAATGTGAG ATTAAGTGGGGTGGCCGAAACCAAGAAGGAGAAGGCACCACCTTGGGTGAAGAGGTGGAACAAGTAAACAGCTTCTTGTCGAGAACTGCTATATGCAGTAAATACATGACCAAAGGAG CTAGGACAGACATGATTACTATCCAGGCCATGGCATGGAATCAACGCAAAATTGACAACCTTGCAAATGTGCTGTCACGAAGATTAATAAAG ACAAAAGCACAAATTCAGGAGGAGTCCCTAAACCTTGATGCACTAAAGACAGAGTTTGCAGTAACAGATGACACGCTTAAAGACTGGACCAGTGAAATCCAGCAGTGGGCTGATACAG CAACAAGTAAGGAGAATGCAAGCAGTCAACAGGGACTCCAGAAGACAATTGAGACTCTTTATGTGAGCATCAGGCAGAGGAAGCGAGATCTTTACCGTCAAACAG ATGGAAACAAAAGAAGACACAAACTCCGTAGAAAAATTTTGGAGGAAAAGGCCAAATTTAGTGCAGCTGTGGATGAGTACAACAGGGAAGCACCTGAAAAGCTGCAGTCAGCCGACTCAATTCTGGCATGTGAGAGCTATGCATGGCCATGGGTACTGGATGAGCGTG ATAATCTTGTCACCAAAAAAAGGGCCTTTGACCAACTGATGCTGCTAAAGCGCCTTACCGAAGAGGAGTGCATTGTCCTGAATGAAATCAGGAATCACTGGAAAAGCCTCAAAAGGGATCTATCTCTTCTAAATGACCTTTCATGTCATGTTGCTGTTGATATAACAAAGAAGA AACAGGACTCTGACCTTTCCAAAAGTGGAATTCTGGGACTTCACGCTTTACTACAGAAAAAACTATGCTacctaaaaagtcacatatccTCGGTTCGGAAGCTGTATGGTAGTGTCCTAGACAATTGTGAGGTGTGTGAGGAACTGCAAGATGATGATTACCTTGACATGGATGAGGATTATATCCAGTATGGTTCagaggatgaggaggaggatgaagacgaagtttcatttgaaatttaa